A genomic window from Archocentrus centrarchus isolate MPI-CPG fArcCen1 chromosome 2, fArcCen1, whole genome shotgun sequence includes:
- the mylz3 gene encoding myosin, light polypeptide 3, skeletal muscle, with the protein MTEFTADQIEDFKEAFGLFDRIGDSQVAYNQVADIMRALGQNPTNGAVTKILGNPSADDMANKRINFDAFMPMLKQVDALPKGTYDDYVEGLRVFDKEGNGTVMGAELRIVLSTLGEKMNEQEIDALMAGQEDENGSVHYEAFVKHIMSV; encoded by the exons ACTTCAAGGAGGCTTTTGGTCTCTTTGACAGAATTGGTGACAGCCAGGTGGCCTACAACCAGGTGGCCGACATCATGCGCGCTCTGGGCCAGAATCCCACCAACGGGGCCGTTACAAAGATTCTGGGCAACCCAAGTGCCGACG ACATGGCCAACAAGAGGATCAACTTTGACGCTTTCATGCCCATGCTGAAGCAGGTTGACGCCCTCCCCAAGGGAACTTACGACGACTACGTTGAGGGTCTGCGCGTCTTCGACAAGGAGGGCAACGGCACAGTCATGGGTGCTGAGCTCCGCATTGTGCTGTCCACCCTGG GAGAGAAGATGAACGAGCAAGAGATTGATGCCCTTATGGCCGGCCAGGAGGACGAGAACGGCAGTGTGCACTATGAGG CTTTCGTCAAGCACATCATGTCTGTGTAA